The following proteins come from a genomic window of Halomarina ordinaria:
- the nreA gene encoding DNA repair protein NreA: MRLDEYIDGLDVDESVRMRRLAKEKSYAITDYLSDVERRFEEVVQGDSLFGSTAPSIFVGRSSYPDVSAGVLAPVSDAEHAADYETSSEWYRRGYTIDDVFQARTNLLNSTQRTNVHVADEWDGFVGVQREVAIADRPVDVEVGLDGPVNIDLDVGLTDISTPTGPRATARDAQLAENPHVPRAVEKTLSDDDWRAEGAMNYLYNRGFDVYDINRILSAGALGESRQRKLVPTRWSITAVDDTVGGFLRGQIRNAPSVDAVEVYYNEYLGNRFWVVLAPGRWEYELVEMKAPGSIWNYDPEAGYLLATDYEGYEGRSGYVEETAGAYYAARLGALEHLADRGRQAKVLVLRHVTEDYWGPAGVWQVRESVRKAFTEGEPGEAETFHDAVRTLAPRLPVDLARLRRSSQMVAGVQATLTDYGT, from the coding sequence ATGCGGCTCGACGAGTACATCGACGGACTGGACGTCGACGAGTCCGTCCGGATGCGCCGGTTGGCGAAGGAGAAGTCCTACGCCATCACGGACTACCTGAGCGACGTCGAGCGACGCTTCGAGGAGGTCGTCCAGGGGGACTCGCTGTTCGGGAGCACCGCCCCCTCCATCTTCGTCGGCCGCTCGTCGTACCCGGACGTCTCGGCGGGGGTGCTCGCCCCGGTGAGCGACGCCGAACACGCCGCCGACTACGAGACGTCGAGCGAGTGGTATCGCCGGGGCTACACCATCGACGACGTGTTCCAGGCGCGGACGAACCTGCTCAACTCCACCCAGCGGACGAACGTCCACGTCGCCGACGAGTGGGACGGCTTCGTCGGCGTCCAGCGCGAGGTGGCCATCGCCGACCGACCGGTCGACGTCGAAGTGGGTCTCGACGGTCCGGTGAACATCGACCTCGACGTCGGCCTCACGGACATCTCGACGCCGACCGGTCCGCGAGCGACCGCCAGGGACGCCCAGCTCGCGGAGAACCCGCACGTCCCGCGCGCCGTCGAGAAGACCCTCTCGGACGACGACTGGCGCGCGGAGGGAGCGATGAACTACCTCTACAACCGCGGGTTCGACGTCTACGACATCAACCGCATCCTGTCCGCGGGGGCGCTCGGCGAGTCCCGGCAGCGAAAGCTCGTCCCGACGCGGTGGTCCATCACGGCCGTCGACGACACCGTCGGCGGGTTCCTCCGCGGGCAGATTCGGAACGCCCCGAGCGTCGACGCCGTCGAGGTGTACTACAACGAGTACCTCGGCAACCGCTTCTGGGTAGTACTCGCACCCGGGCGCTGGGAGTACGAACTCGTCGAGATGAAGGCCCCCGGAAGCATCTGGAACTACGACCCCGAGGCGGGCTACCTCCTCGCGACCGACTACGAGGGCTACGAGGGACGCTCGGGCTACGTCGAGGAGACCGCAGGGGCGTACTACGCCGCCCGTCTGGGTGCCCTCGAACACCTCGCGGACCGCGGCCGACAGGCGAAGGTGCTCGTCCTCCGGCACGTCACCGAGGACTACTGGGGGCCGGCCGGCGTCTGGCAGGTCCGCGAGTCGGTCCGGAAAGCCTTCACGGAGGGCGAGCCGGGCGAGGCCGAGACCTTCCACGACGCGGTCCGGACGCTCGCGCCGCGCCTGCCGGTCGACCTCGCGCGCCTCCGGCGCTCCTCGCAGATGGTCGCCGGCGTCCAGGCGACGCTCACCGACTACGGAACCTGA
- a CDS encoding transcription initiation factor IIB — translation MTRSTRTREREQENHTERENTRECPECGSDHLVKSTDRGELVCDDCGLVVEEEKIDPGPEWRAFNHQERQQKSRVGAPTTQTMHDKGLTTTIDWKDKDAYGRSISSKKRSQMHRLRKWQERIRTKDAGERNLQFALSEIDRMASALGVPRSVREVASVIYRRALAEDLIRGRSIEGVATSALYAACRKEGIPRSLEEISEVSRVERKEIGRTYRYISQELSLEMEPVDPKKYVPRFCSELDLSEEVQSKANEIITTTAEKGLLSGKSPTGYAAAAIYAASLLCNEKKTQREVADVAQVTEVTIRNRYQEQIEAMGIHS, via the coding sequence ATGACACGGTCCACCCGTACCCGGGAGCGCGAGCAGGAGAATCACACAGAACGGGAAAATACGAGGGAGTGTCCCGAGTGCGGGTCCGACCACCTTGTAAAGAGCACAGACCGGGGGGAGCTCGTCTGTGACGACTGTGGGCTGGTCGTCGAGGAGGAGAAGATAGACCCCGGACCGGAGTGGCGGGCGTTCAACCACCAGGAACGACAGCAGAAGTCCCGCGTCGGGGCACCGACGACCCAGACGATGCACGACAAGGGGCTGACGACGACCATCGACTGGAAGGACAAGGACGCCTACGGCCGCTCCATCTCCTCGAAGAAGCGCAGCCAGATGCACCGCCTGCGCAAGTGGCAGGAACGCATTCGGACGAAGGACGCCGGCGAGCGCAACCTCCAGTTCGCCCTGAGCGAAATCGACCGCATGGCGAGTGCCCTCGGAGTGCCGCGCTCCGTCCGGGAGGTCGCCTCGGTCATCTACCGCCGCGCGCTCGCCGAGGACCTCATTCGCGGGCGCTCCATCGAGGGCGTCGCCACCAGCGCGCTGTACGCGGCGTGTCGCAAGGAGGGTATCCCGCGCAGCCTCGAGGAGATATCCGAGGTCTCGCGCGTCGAGCGCAAGGAGATCGGTCGGACCTACCGCTACATCTCCCAGGAACTCTCCCTGGAGATGGAACCCGTCGACCCGAAGAAGTACGTCCCGCGGTTCTGTTCGGAACTCGACCTCAGCGAGGAGGTACAGTCGAAGGCCAACGAGATAATCACCACAACGGCCGAGAAGGGCCTGCTGTCGGGGAAGTCGCCGACGGGGTACGCGGCGGCGGCCATCTACGCCGCCTCCCTGCTCTGTAACGAGAAGAAGACCCAGCGCGAGGTCGCCGACGTCGCCCAGGTCACCGAGGTCACCATCCGCAACCGGTACCAGGAACAGATCGAAGCCATGGGCATCCACAGCTAG
- a CDS encoding Mut7-C RNAse domain-containing protein gives MDLLLDAMCGGLRSYLRMCGHDVAYALDRGVEDDARLLAVAREEGRTLVTRDVPLSERADDALLLGSLDTREQLRELRAAGVPLTLAEEPGRCGACNGPLERVPGEPTPDYAPDPGDEAVWRCRDCGQWFWKGSHWDDVRKTLASL, from the coding sequence ATGGACCTCCTCCTCGACGCCATGTGCGGCGGGCTCAGGAGTTACCTCAGGATGTGCGGCCACGACGTCGCCTACGCGCTCGACAGGGGCGTCGAGGACGACGCCCGCCTGCTCGCCGTCGCCCGCGAGGAGGGACGGACGCTCGTCACGCGCGACGTACCGTTGAGCGAGCGCGCCGACGACGCGCTTCTCCTCGGCTCGCTCGACACCCGCGAACAACTCCGGGAACTCCGCGCGGCGGGCGTCCCCCTCACGCTGGCCGAGGAGCCGGGTCGCTGCGGGGCGTGCAACGGTCCGCTCGAACGGGTTCCGGGGGAGCCGACGCCCGACTACGCCCCCGACCCGGGTGACGAGGCGGTGTGGCGCTGTCGGGACTGCGGGCAGTGGTTCTGGAAGGGGAGTCACTGGGACGACGTCCGAAAGACCCTCGCGTCGCTGTGA
- a CDS encoding PadR family transcriptional regulator yields the protein MSEAQSVSGEPGIGRELTAFQQNILVILSEEPRYGLAIKRELEDYYGSEVNHGRLYPNLDDLVEMGLVEKSELDKRTNQYALTEEGKEAVLGQLRWVFSRFVTDSERADELRTLVDSAE from the coding sequence ATGTCAGAGGCACAGTCAGTCTCCGGCGAACCGGGCATCGGGCGTGAATTGACGGCGTTCCAGCAGAATATCCTGGTCATCCTCTCGGAGGAACCACGGTACGGCCTCGCGATCAAACGCGAACTCGAGGACTACTACGGCTCCGAGGTCAACCACGGGCGACTCTACCCCAACCTCGACGACCTCGTCGAGATGGGGCTGGTCGAGAAGAGCGAACTCGACAAGCGGACGAACCAGTACGCGCTGACCGAGGAGGGCAAGGAGGCCGTCCTCGGCCAGCTGCGCTGGGTGTTCTCGCGGTTCGTCACCGACAGCGAGCGCGCGGACGAACTCCGCACGCTCGTCGACAGCGCCGAGTAA
- a CDS encoding DUF302 domain-containing protein: MTLPIDPETLDAEDIGEKQATLHMDHDEAVEHVRETFTDAGFGVPVEFSPSELLNEKVDADRDPYYVLGACNPAMADRALDMSLRMGGLFPCNVVVWEEEPGVQRVYHLSIMKAGRLLGIAPDSEAWQALVDDTGELVEEAFGNLDGEE, from the coding sequence ATGACGCTCCCTATCGACCCCGAGACGCTCGACGCCGAGGACATCGGCGAGAAGCAGGCGACGCTCCACATGGACCACGACGAGGCCGTCGAACACGTCCGCGAGACGTTCACCGACGCCGGCTTCGGCGTCCCCGTCGAGTTCTCGCCCTCCGAACTCCTCAACGAGAAGGTCGACGCCGACCGCGACCCCTACTACGTCCTCGGGGCGTGTAACCCGGCGATGGCCGACCGCGCCCTCGACATGAGCCTCCGGATGGGCGGCCTCTTCCCCTGCAACGTCGTCGTCTGGGAGGAGGAACCGGGCGTCCAGCGCGTCTACCACCTCAGCATCATGAAGGCCGGCCGCCTGCTCGGTATCGCTCCCGATAGCGAGGCGTGGCAGGCGCTCGTCGACGACACCGGCGAACTCGTGGAGGAGGCCTTCGGGAACCTCGACGGCGAGGAGTGA
- a CDS encoding DUF7108 family protein, with protein sequence MTEVPDDIVTEATRLTRNARDAVDPAEARAARERRDDLVAAHDFVAREREEDATLVLYPEEWLEGETVRIECIDDTDRAIERPLEGPGNEADWESVEAHNRAVAERVAEVHGSTHGENAAAFADFMGNHYARPIETATASMREEFLTEYYPRNAWPSKEQRAVVEKSLDLTVRTARES encoded by the coding sequence ATGACCGAGGTTCCTGACGACATCGTGACGGAGGCGACGCGACTCACCCGCAACGCCCGGGACGCCGTCGACCCGGCGGAGGCACGGGCGGCCCGCGAGCGCCGGGACGACCTCGTGGCGGCCCACGACTTCGTCGCGCGCGAACGCGAGGAGGACGCGACGCTCGTGCTCTACCCCGAGGAGTGGCTGGAGGGGGAGACGGTCCGCATCGAGTGTATCGACGACACCGACCGGGCCATCGAACGCCCGCTCGAGGGGCCCGGGAACGAGGCCGACTGGGAGTCGGTCGAGGCGCACAACCGCGCCGTCGCAGAACGGGTCGCCGAGGTACACGGGTCGACCCACGGCGAGAACGCCGCCGCGTTCGCCGACTTCATGGGCAATCACTACGCGAGGCCCATCGAGACGGCGACCGCGTCGATGCGCGAAGAGTTCCTCACGGAGTACTACCCGCGTAACGCGTGGCCCTCGAAAGAACAGCGTGCTGTGGTCGAGAAGTCGCTCGACCTGACGGTACGGACGGCGCGCGAGTCCTGA
- the rnhA gene encoding ribonuclease HI yields MPTIECDADAARERLREAGVAVDPGNTDHERWRASHGGATAVAYDGKVVVQGRTPARLVGLLEGGGGRAHVYFDGAARGNPGPASVGWVIVTGDGIVAEGGERIGRATNNQAEYEALVRALEVAADYGFDTVEIRGDSQLVVKQVTGAWNTNDPDLREKRVRVREILERFDDWSLSHVPREINDRADHLANEALDDRGS; encoded by the coding sequence ATGCCGACCATCGAGTGCGACGCGGACGCGGCCAGGGAGCGCCTGCGCGAGGCGGGCGTCGCGGTCGACCCGGGGAACACGGACCACGAGCGCTGGCGGGCCTCCCACGGGGGCGCGACGGCCGTCGCCTACGACGGCAAGGTCGTCGTCCAGGGGCGGACCCCCGCGCGCCTCGTCGGCCTCCTCGAGGGGGGCGGCGGGCGTGCACACGTCTACTTCGACGGCGCCGCCCGCGGCAACCCCGGGCCGGCCTCCGTCGGGTGGGTCATCGTGACGGGCGACGGTATCGTCGCCGAGGGGGGCGAGCGCATCGGCCGTGCGACGAACAACCAGGCGGAGTACGAGGCGCTCGTCCGCGCGCTGGAGGTCGCCGCGGACTACGGCTTCGACACCGTCGAGATACGCGGCGACTCCCAGCTCGTCGTGAAGCAGGTGACCGGGGCGTGGAACACGAACGACCCCGACCTCCGCGAGAAACGCGTCCGGGTCCGAGAAATCTTAGAGCGGTTCGACGACTGGTCGCTGAGCCACGTTCCGCGAGAGATAAACGACCGCGCGGACCACCTAGCCAACGAGGCTCTCGATGACCGAGGTTCCTGA
- a CDS encoding alkaline phosphatase family protein, whose protein sequence is MGLFDRLRGDDGPRVAFFGIDGVPYSLLSEHTDEFPNLASIASEGTAGAIDSIVPPESSACWPALTTGVNPGETGVYGFQDRENGSYDTYVPMGRDVQATRVWDRVETADRDATVMNVPVTFPPQRNVQRMVSGFLSPSVDKAAYPDDLRDTLQDLDYRIDVNAKLGHQEEKAEFMEDAHATLDARFEAFKHYILEDDWDLFFGVFMTTDRVNHFLFKDYERDGENKELFMEFYRKVDDYLGQLRDMLDDDTTMVVASDHGFTSLDYEVHCNQWLKEEGWLDFEGDDPSELGDISDDTRAYSLIPGRFYINLEGREPRGSVSEEDYEAVRDELKADLEALEGPDGEEVAWRVVTKEEAYRGDHDDIAPDLTVVPNHGFDLKSGFKGEGDVFGVGPRNGMHSFDNACLFIDDPDARVGDADLLDIAPTLLDLMDVEYDRTSFDGSSLAR, encoded by the coding sequence ATGGGACTGTTCGACCGCCTTCGCGGCGATGACGGGCCACGGGTCGCCTTCTTCGGTATCGACGGCGTCCCCTACTCCTTGCTGAGCGAGCACACAGACGAGTTCCCCAACCTCGCGTCCATCGCGTCGGAGGGGACGGCGGGGGCCATCGACAGCATCGTCCCGCCGGAGTCGAGCGCGTGCTGGCCGGCGCTGACCACGGGCGTCAACCCGGGCGAGACGGGCGTCTACGGGTTCCAGGACCGCGAGAACGGCTCGTACGACACCTACGTCCCGATGGGCCGCGACGTGCAGGCGACGCGCGTCTGGGACCGCGTCGAGACGGCCGACCGCGACGCGACGGTGATGAACGTCCCCGTCACGTTCCCGCCCCAGCGCAACGTCCAGCGGATGGTCAGCGGGTTCCTCTCGCCGAGCGTCGACAAGGCGGCGTACCCCGACGACCTGCGCGACACCCTCCAGGACCTCGACTACCGCATCGACGTGAACGCGAAACTCGGCCACCAGGAGGAGAAAGCGGAGTTCATGGAGGACGCCCACGCGACGCTCGACGCCCGCTTCGAGGCCTTCAAGCACTACATCCTGGAGGACGACTGGGACCTCTTCTTCGGCGTCTTCATGACGACCGACCGGGTGAACCACTTCCTGTTCAAGGACTACGAGCGCGACGGCGAGAACAAGGAGCTGTTCATGGAGTTCTACCGCAAGGTCGACGACTACCTCGGTCAGCTCCGCGACATGCTCGACGACGACACGACGATGGTCGTCGCGAGCGACCACGGCTTCACCAGCCTCGACTACGAGGTCCACTGCAACCAGTGGCTCAAAGAGGAGGGCTGGCTCGACTTCGAGGGCGACGACCCGAGCGAACTCGGGGACATCTCCGACGACACCCGCGCGTACTCGCTCATCCCCGGGCGGTTCTACATCAACCTCGAGGGGCGCGAGCCGCGCGGGAGCGTCAGCGAGGAGGACTACGAGGCCGTCCGCGACGAACTGAAGGCGGACCTGGAGGCGCTCGAGGGACCGGACGGCGAGGAGGTCGCCTGGCGCGTCGTCACCAAGGAGGAGGCGTACCGCGGCGACCACGACGACATCGCCCCCGACCTCACCGTCGTCCCGAACCACGGTTTCGACCTGAAGTCCGGGTTCAAGGGCGAGGGCGACGTCTTCGGCGTCGGCCCGCGCAACGGCATGCACAGCTTCGACAACGCCTGCCTGTTCATCGACGACCCCGACGCCCGCGTCGGCGACGCCGACCTCCTCGACATCGCGCCGACCCTCCTCGACCTGATGGACGTCGAGTACGACCGGACGTCCTTCGACGGCTCCAGCCTCGCGCGCTGA
- the polX gene encoding DNA polymerase/3'-5' exonuclease PolX codes for MSVRNDELADLLEEFADLLEAQDVEYKPRAYRQAAENVREHTTSVADLAREGGADAVSEVNRVGDAIAAKVVEYVETGEIEELEELRADLPVDMAGLTSVEGVGPKTVGTLYRELGVRTLDDLETAARAEEIREVSGFGAKTEENILSNVEFARRSNERELLGDARPLADDIQRHFADVTAVERCEVAGSLRRWKPTIGDVDLLVASEDAEAVVDAFTDWEEADVVIEAGTGKASVRSAGIRVDLRVVVPEEFGAALQYFTGSRDHNIRVRDRAIERGLKVNEYGVFDVADVDDAEDHQRAGERVAGATEEEVYAALDLPLVPPELREDRGEVRAAAEGTLPDLVRVEDVRGDLHLHTTWSDGRHSIREMVEGAAERGYDYLNVSDHATGPGMVGGVGLDDDELREQLEEIRAVADDVDIRVFAGVEANIDEEGGLSVGDDLLAELDCVVASPHSALDGDGTDRLVGAVEHPEVNVLGHPTGRMLNRRSGLDFDVGTVAAAAADANTALEVNANPNRLDLRGGAVQVAVEAGATIAVDTDAHRPESYDLVRYGVHTARRGWATADDVLNTWSVEAVEDFLGL; via the coding sequence GTGAGCGTCCGCAACGACGAACTCGCCGACCTGCTCGAGGAGTTCGCCGACCTGCTCGAGGCCCAGGACGTCGAGTACAAGCCGCGGGCCTACCGGCAGGCGGCCGAGAACGTCCGCGAGCACACCACCTCGGTCGCCGACCTCGCCCGCGAGGGCGGGGCCGACGCCGTCAGCGAGGTGAACCGCGTCGGGGACGCCATCGCCGCGAAGGTCGTCGAGTACGTCGAGACCGGTGAAATCGAGGAGCTAGAGGAACTGCGCGCCGACCTCCCCGTCGACATGGCGGGGCTGACGAGCGTCGAGGGCGTCGGTCCGAAGACGGTCGGGACGCTCTATCGCGAACTCGGCGTCCGGACCCTCGACGACCTCGAGACCGCCGCCCGCGCCGAGGAGATACGCGAGGTGTCCGGGTTCGGCGCGAAGACCGAGGAGAACATCCTGTCGAACGTCGAGTTCGCCCGCCGCTCGAACGAACGGGAGTTGCTGGGCGACGCCCGCCCGCTGGCCGACGACATCCAGCGTCACTTCGCGGACGTGACCGCCGTCGAGCGCTGCGAGGTCGCCGGGTCGCTCAGGCGCTGGAAGCCGACCATCGGCGACGTCGACCTCCTCGTGGCGAGCGAGGACGCGGAGGCCGTCGTCGACGCGTTCACCGACTGGGAGGAAGCCGACGTCGTCATCGAGGCGGGGACCGGGAAGGCGTCCGTCCGCTCGGCGGGCATCCGCGTCGACCTCCGGGTGGTCGTCCCCGAGGAGTTCGGGGCGGCGCTGCAGTACTTCACCGGCAGTCGCGACCACAACATCCGCGTGCGCGACCGGGCCATCGAGCGGGGCCTGAAGGTCAACGAGTACGGCGTCTTCGACGTCGCCGACGTGGACGACGCGGAGGACCACCAGCGCGCCGGCGAGCGGGTCGCCGGCGCCACCGAGGAGGAGGTGTACGCGGCACTCGACCTCCCGCTCGTCCCGCCGGAACTCCGCGAGGACCGCGGCGAGGTGCGGGCGGCCGCCGAGGGCACCCTGCCCGACCTCGTCCGCGTGGAGGACGTCCGCGGCGACCTCCACCTCCACACGACGTGGTCCGACGGGCGCCACTCGATTCGGGAGATGGTCGAGGGCGCGGCCGAGCGCGGCTACGACTACCTCAACGTCTCCGACCACGCGACCGGGCCGGGGATGGTCGGCGGCGTCGGTCTCGACGACGACGAACTGAGAGAGCAACTCGAGGAGATACGCGCGGTGGCCGACGACGTCGACATCAGGGTGTTCGCGGGCGTCGAGGCGAACATCGACGAGGAGGGCGGACTCTCGGTCGGCGACGACCTCCTCGCCGAACTGGACTGCGTCGTCGCCTCGCCGCACAGCGCGCTCGACGGCGACGGGACCGACCGCCTCGTCGGGGCCGTGGAACACCCCGAGGTGAACGTGCTGGGCCACCCCACGGGCCGGATGTTGAACCGGCGCTCGGGCCTCGACTTCGACGTCGGGACGGTCGCCGCGGCCGCGGCCGACGCGAACACGGCGCTCGAGGTCAACGCCAACCCGAACCGCCTCGACCTCCGCGGCGGCGCGGTGCAGGTCGCCGTCGAGGCGGGCGCGACCATCGCCGTCGACACCGACGCCCACCGCCCCGAGAGCTACGACCTCGTCCGCTACGGGGTCCACACCGCCCGCCGGGGCTGGGCGACGGCCGACGACGTGCTCAACACGTGGTCGGTCGAAGCCGTCGAGGACTTCCTCGGCCTGTGA
- a CDS encoding DUF5788 family protein, with the protein MQEFERKRLLERIDREGATVGASIPDTITVQDEEVDLRTFVFEIKRRDTVPEGERERVEQAKRNLRRERLQRKQRIENDEVSYEEGKTLVQSIIGIDRALEALGSLGPSNIEAEARAQEAADQKRWMRFLKQALGNDGGRRGRS; encoded by the coding sequence ATGCAGGAGTTCGAGCGAAAACGGCTGCTCGAGCGTATCGACCGCGAGGGCGCGACGGTCGGCGCGAGCATCCCCGACACCATCACCGTCCAGGACGAGGAGGTCGACCTCCGGACGTTCGTCTTCGAGATAAAGCGCCGCGACACCGTCCCGGAGGGCGAGCGAGAGCGCGTCGAGCAGGCCAAGCGAAACCTCCGGCGCGAACGCCTCCAGCGCAAACAGCGCATCGAGAACGACGAGGTGAGCTACGAGGAGGGCAAGACCCTCGTCCAGAGCATCATCGGTATCGACCGGGCGCTCGAGGCGCTCGGGAGCCTCGGTCCCTCGAACATCGAGGCCGAGGCGCGCGCGCAGGAGGCCGCCGACCAGAAGCGCTGGATGCGCTTCCTGAAGCAGGCGCTCGGCAACGACGGCGGTCGACGGGGGCGCTCGTGA
- a CDS encoding DUF5789 family protein encodes MSDEEEESGPVVELGEGNAVEGTPFARLASRLHYGIGKSEVVRRVGDTEIRTPDGPRTVESVLGDTDETYFTTRESLESTVRDVVGTGPVPTTDEPAGPDDDADEDADADDTDDE; translated from the coding sequence ATGAGTGACGAGGAAGAGGAGTCCGGCCCCGTCGTCGAACTCGGGGAGGGCAACGCCGTCGAGGGAACGCCGTTCGCCCGGCTCGCCTCCCGGCTCCACTACGGCATCGGGAAGAGCGAGGTCGTCCGGCGCGTGGGCGACACCGAGATTCGAACCCCCGACGGCCCGCGAACCGTCGAGAGCGTCCTCGGAGACACCGACGAGACGTACTTCACCACCCGCGAGTCCCTCGAATCGACGGTGCGCGACGTCGTCGGTACCGGGCCGGTACCGACGACCGACGAGCCGGCAGGCCCGGACGACGACGCAGACGAGGACGCCGACGCCGACGACACCGACGACGAGTAA
- a CDS encoding inorganic diphosphatase, translating into MANLWEDLETGPDAPETIYAVVECLKGERNKYEYDKDIPGVVLDRVLHSNVHYPADYGFIPQSYYDDEDPFDVMVLVEDATFPGCIIEARPVALMKMDDDGEQDDKVIAVPTEDPRFDHVQDLDDITPQLRNEIDEFFTTYKNLEKGKEVETLGWEDRQAAYDAIEHAQDLYDEHFA; encoded by the coding sequence ATGGCTAACCTCTGGGAAGACCTCGAGACCGGCCCGGACGCGCCGGAGACGATTTACGCGGTCGTCGAGTGCCTGAAGGGCGAGCGTAACAAGTACGAGTACGACAAGGACATCCCCGGCGTCGTCCTCGACCGCGTCCTGCACTCGAACGTCCACTACCCCGCCGACTACGGGTTCATCCCGCAGTCGTACTACGACGACGAGGACCCCTTCGACGTGATGGTGCTGGTCGAGGACGCGACGTTCCCCGGGTGCATCATCGAGGCCCGTCCGGTCGCGCTCATGAAGATGGACGACGACGGCGAACAGGACGACAAGGTCATCGCCGTCCCGACCGAGGACCCCCGGTTCGACCACGTTCAGGACCTCGACGACATCACGCCCCAGCTCCGCAACGAGATTGACGAGTTCTTCACGACCTACAAGAACCTGGAGAAGGGGAAGGAAGTCGAGACGCTCGGCTGGGAGGACAGACAGGCCGCCTACGACGCGATCGAACACGCCCAGGACCTCTACGACGAGCACTTCGCCTGA
- a CDS encoding YihY/virulence factor BrkB family protein, with amino-acid sequence MPPAPRTTREALTRIQVLVRRRGLSLAAAGIAYYALVSLIPLLVLAVVVLTAVAGDEVASFVLRQAGEILSPSGRATIRETVRDASGRTGAFALGSLVLLWSSVRLFRGLDTAVAVVYDTPEDDDLLGQFVDAVVVLVTILALAGVLAGVDLAVGLSESLHTGVLRGLVQLVALTVALLPLYYVLPDVSLPVRETLPGAVVAAGGWTVLGTAFETYAATVGTSLYGALTGIVVFVTWLYFSALVLLLGAAVNVVLAGRD; translated from the coding sequence ATGCCCCCCGCCCCGCGAACGACGCGAGAGGCCCTCACGCGGATTCAGGTACTCGTCCGTCGGCGCGGCCTCTCGCTCGCCGCCGCCGGTATCGCCTACTACGCGCTCGTCTCGCTGATTCCGCTGCTGGTGCTCGCCGTCGTCGTCCTCACCGCCGTCGCCGGCGACGAGGTGGCGTCGTTCGTCCTCCGACAGGCCGGCGAGATACTGTCGCCGAGCGGTCGGGCCACCATCCGCGAGACGGTCCGCGACGCGAGCGGCCGCACCGGCGCGTTCGCACTCGGGTCGCTCGTCCTGCTGTGGAGTTCCGTCAGGCTCTTTCGCGGGCTCGACACCGCGGTGGCCGTCGTCTACGACACGCCAGAGGACGACGACCTCCTCGGCCAGTTCGTCGACGCCGTCGTGGTGCTCGTCACGATTCTGGCGCTGGCGGGCGTCCTCGCCGGCGTCGACCTCGCCGTCGGTCTCAGCGAGTCGCTCCACACGGGCGTCCTCCGCGGGCTCGTCCAGCTGGTCGCGCTCACCGTCGCGCTGTTGCCCCTCTACTACGTCCTGCCGGACGTGTCGCTCCCGGTCCGCGAGACCCTCCCGGGGGCCGTCGTCGCCGCCGGCGGGTGGACCGTCCTCGGGACGGCCTTCGAGACGTACGCCGCGACCGTCGGTACCTCGCTCTACGGCGCGCTCACGGGCATCGTCGTCTTCGTCACCTGGCTCTACTTCTCCGCGCTCGTCCTCCTGCTCGGCGCCGCGGTCAACGTGGTGCTCGCGGGCCGCGACTGA